GCCTGGGTACTCGCATCCTCATGGCTATCGGCATCTGCGGTGTGGGGCTGGCGGGAGTACTTATCGGCTTTACCAGCGGTTATGTAATGTTGCTGGTGCTGCTGGGGTTGATGGGTATCCTGGGCGGAGGATACCACCCCTCCGCGCCACCCATAGTCTCGACGACGTTGCCGGCCGCAAACCGGGGCAGGGCCATCGGCGTGCATGCCATTGGCGGCAGCGCCGCCTACTTCATCGCCCCTCTGATAGCATCAACCACTGCTGCGACCTGGGGCTGGCGCTCCTCGTTCCTGGTCCTAGCAGCGCCCACTCTGGCATTCGGGCTTCTTCTATATTTTTTGATGGCGGGACGAAAACCGAAACAGGAGGTTGCCAGCGATTCAACTGAATGCAAAGTTATTCCACGTAAAGCGGGGAACAGGCACGACCTTTTAGCCTTTATGGCACTTTCCAGCGTTACTACGATAGTAACGATGTCGGTGATGTCATTCATACCACTTTTCCTGGTGGACCACTTCGGCATGAGCCAGGCATCCGCCGCGCTGGTAATCGCCATCGTTTATTTTACCGGTATCTTCGCTAACCCGGTCTCTGGTTTTCTCTCCGACCGTGTTGGACGTATCCCGTTGCTGGTATCCGCCAACCTGGGGCTACTGCCAGTGCTTTTCTTCATGAATTCTGTGCCCCAGGGCTGGGGCGTGAACCTTGTGCTTGTTTCCATCGGCATCATCATAGCCATGACACAGACCAGCTCGGAATCACATATCGTGGGGAATGTAGCCGAAAAGAACTGCTCGTCGGTGCTGGGGGTTTATTACTTCACCAACATGGCAGGAGCCGGCGTTTTGACCCCGATGCTGGGCGCCCTCATCGACGCCAGAGGGCCGCGCTTCAGCCTGACCATCCTCACCCTGGTGCTGGGAGCAGCTGTCCTGGCCTATTGCCTGCGACTGCTAAGTCAGCGACACTTCAAGCCGCAAACTGAGATATAGCATCGTTTTTGTCATGTGCATCTCACATTTGTTCAAGAGACTCTCTTCCACCACCACCACCACCGACAACCATAAGAATCCCGCAGAGAATAATCAGCCCGCCAACGACTTCTTTAATTCCTGGAGCTTCACCAAGTACGGCCCATCCCAGCAATGTGGCCCCGACCGGCTCGCCCAGAATGGCCACGGAAACAACGGTTGCCGGCAGCCGGCGCACCGCCAGATTCAGCGATGTATGCCCGATAAGCTGCGGCACCAGACCCAGCAGCGCCAGCATCCAGTAGGTTTTTACGGAGTAACCCTGGAAGCTCTCGCCCGCGATGAACGCCGCCGCCAGCAGCAAGATAGCGGCCAGGGCATATACCATAGCGAGGTAGCTGAGCGCGTCTATGCGCTCGCGGATGTGACGCCCGGCCAGCAGATACCCCGCCATGGCGCCCGCTGCTGCCAGCGCCATCAGGTTGCCTTCAAAAACAGACGAACCAAAGCTGAAACTGCCGAGGTTTATCACAATAAGTCCAGCGAAGGCCACCAAAATGCCGAGCACTGCTGCGTGACCCAGCCGCTCGCGCCACAGCACGAAAGACAAAACGGCGACCATAGCCGGGTGCGAGGTTACCAGTACCACCGAGCTGGCGATGCTGGTATGACTTAGAGAGGTTATCCACAGCCAGAAATGCAGTGCCAGGGCGGCTCCAGCCACGATGATAAGCCATGCATCGGGAGATTCAAGTATCTTGAACGTGTTTTTCAGTCGCCCGACAGCAAACGGCAGGATTACAACCGACGCGATGAGCATGCGGCTGGCGGCGATGACCAGCGGAGGAGCATCAGCCTCACGTATAAGAACCGCCGCCGAAGAAATCGCGGCCACACCGACAAGAATCAGGAGTAAGCTGAAACGAGGTATTCTAGCCACAGCCGTATATTGTGGCATACCACAGAGAAAGTATCCAGCCTATTGTGAGTGGGAGAATGGAAAAAGCTAGCTGGTTCTCTGTCTGAAGGCCTCGTACATCACGAGGGCGGCGGCCACCGAGGCGTTGAGAGAACTGATTCTGCCGCGCATGGGGATAGATGCCAAGACATCGCATTTTTTACGCACCAGGTCGGCAATGCCCACCCCTTCACCGCCTACGACGATGGCGGTGGGCAGCTTGAAATCCACCTT
The Dehalococcoidia bacterium genome window above contains:
- a CDS encoding MFS transporter, which gives rise to MHAQNRCENLRTAVKNKTGFSRLFPAWLLLFTLGHFSHHLLTALPVPLMPFIRDNFSLDYARSGLLLSVFSITYGLSQLPSGWLSDRLGTRILMAIGICGVGLAGVLIGFTSGYVMLLVLLGLMGILGGGYHPSAPPIVSTTLPAANRGRAIGVHAIGGSAAYFIAPLIASTTAATWGWRSSFLVLAAPTLAFGLLLYFLMAGRKPKQEVASDSTECKVIPRKAGNRHDLLAFMALSSVTTIVTMSVMSFIPLFLVDHFGMSQASAALVIAIVYFTGIFANPVSGFLSDRVGRIPLLVSANLGLLPVLFFMNSVPQGWGVNLVLVSIGIIIAMTQTSSESHIVGNVAEKNCSSVLGVYYFTNMAGAGVLTPMLGALIDARGPRFSLTILTLVLGAAVLAYCLRLLSQRHFKPQTEI
- a CDS encoding DMT family transporter, producing MPQYTAVARIPRFSLLLILVGVAAISSAAVLIREADAPPLVIAASRMLIASVVILPFAVGRLKNTFKILESPDAWLIIVAGAALALHFWLWITSLSHTSIASSVVLVTSHPAMVAVLSFVLWRERLGHAAVLGILVAFAGLIVINLGSFSFGSSVFEGNLMALAAAGAMAGYLLAGRHIRERIDALSYLAMVYALAAILLLAAAFIAGESFQGYSVKTYWMLALLGLVPQLIGHTSLNLAVRRLPATVVSVAILGEPVGATLLGWAVLGEAPGIKEVVGGLIILCGILMVVGGGGGGRESLEQM